One Dysosmobacter welbionis DNA segment encodes these proteins:
- the smpB gene encoding SsrA-binding protein SmpB, whose product MRGKYGIIIKPSRKEVSPTEKKGIKIAAQNRKAFHDYFVEDRYEAGIELAGTEVKSIRAGTLNLKDAYCTVKDGELFVHGMHISPYEKGNIFNRDPVRSRRLLMHKREIRKLHALVKQDGYALVPLSVYFKDSRVKLEIGLCRGKKNYDKRAAASQRDAKREIDRTLKERNR is encoded by the coding sequence ATGCGGGGAAAATATGGTATTATAATAAAACCTTCCAGGAAAGAGGTGAGCCCCACGGAGAAGAAGGGAATCAAGATCGCGGCCCAGAACCGCAAGGCCTTCCACGACTACTTCGTGGAGGACCGGTACGAGGCGGGCATCGAGCTTGCGGGCACGGAGGTCAAGTCCATCCGGGCCGGAACGCTGAATTTGAAGGACGCCTACTGTACGGTAAAGGATGGGGAGCTGTTCGTCCATGGGATGCACATCTCCCCCTATGAGAAGGGCAACATCTTCAACCGGGACCCGGTGCGCTCCCGGCGGCTGCTGATGCACAAACGAGAGATCCGCAAGCTCCATGCCCTGGTGAAGCAGGACGGCTATGCCCTGGTGCCCCTGTCCGTCTATTTTAAGGATTCCCGGGTGAAGCTGGAGATCGGCCTGTGCCGGGGCAAGAAGAACTATGACAAGCGGGCGGCTGCCTCCCAGCGGGACGCCAAGCGGGAGATTGACCGCACCCTAAAAGAAAGGAATCGATGA
- a CDS encoding NUDIX domain-containing protein → MNQTADLTEKTLSREEKYQGSFLSLHVDQVQLPNGRTSFREVVEHVDGVAILALDDRNNVLTVTQYRYVIGKTLLEIPAGKLEPGEDPVAGALRELKEETGAVPDTFLPMGVTLPSPGCLSERLYLFLAKGLHMESQQLDEDEFLNVERIPFNEMVHRVMDGEIEDSKTIAAVLKAKVLLNL, encoded by the coding sequence ATGAATCAGACTGCGGATCTGACGGAGAAGACCCTCAGCCGGGAGGAAAAGTACCAGGGAAGCTTCCTGAGCCTGCACGTGGACCAGGTGCAGCTGCCGAACGGCAGGACCTCTTTCCGCGAGGTAGTAGAGCATGTGGACGGCGTGGCCATTCTGGCCCTGGACGACCGGAACAATGTGCTCACCGTCACCCAGTACCGCTATGTGATCGGAAAGACGCTGCTGGAGATCCCCGCCGGAAAGCTGGAGCCGGGCGAGGACCCGGTGGCCGGTGCCCTGCGGGAGCTGAAGGAGGAGACCGGTGCCGTGCCGGACACCTTCCTGCCCATGGGCGTGACCCTGCCCTCCCCCGGCTGTCTCAGTGAGCGGCTGTACCTCTTCCTGGCAAAGGGCCTGCACATGGAGTCCCAGCAGTTGGACGAGGATGAATTCTTGAATGTGGAGCGCATTCCCTTCAATGAGATGGTCCACCGCGTCATGGACGGGGAGATCGAGGACAGCAAGACCATCGCCGCCGTGCTGAAGGCAAAAGTGCTTCTGAATCTTTGA
- a CDS encoding response regulator yields MSDPKTVLIVEDEKNIVDILRFNLQRAGYQTLEAYDGEDGLAQAVSANPDLILLDVMLPKKNGFDVCRALRDQGSSVPVIILTAREEEADKVLGLEIGADDYITKPFSMRELVARVGANIRRTTMTPPAAASAAASAMPVSGDLSINTDSHQVFRAGKAIDLTQREYELLTFLASHPNKVYSRIDLMEQVWNYGYVGDDVRTVDVTVRRLREKIEADPANPVFILTRRGAGYYFSVK; encoded by the coding sequence ATGAGCGATCCGAAAACCGTCCTGATCGTGGAGGACGAGAAGAATATCGTGGACATCCTGCGGTTCAATCTCCAGCGGGCGGGCTATCAGACGCTGGAGGCCTATGACGGAGAGGACGGCCTGGCTCAGGCGGTATCCGCCAATCCGGACCTGATCCTGCTGGATGTAATGCTGCCCAAGAAAAACGGCTTTGACGTGTGCCGCGCCCTGCGGGATCAGGGCAGCAGCGTTCCCGTCATCATCCTCACCGCCCGGGAGGAGGAGGCGGACAAGGTCCTGGGGCTGGAGATCGGTGCCGACGACTATATCACCAAGCCCTTCTCTATGCGGGAGCTGGTGGCCCGGGTAGGAGCCAACATCCGGCGGACCACCATGACGCCGCCGGCTGCCGCCTCTGCCGCGGCCTCCGCCATGCCCGTGTCCGGGGATTTGTCTATCAATACCGACAGCCACCAGGTCTTCCGGGCCGGTAAGGCCATCGACCTGACCCAGCGGGAGTATGAGCTGCTGACCTTTCTGGCCAGCCATCCCAACAAGGTCTACTCCCGCATCGACCTGATGGAGCAGGTGTGGAACTACGGCTATGTGGGCGACGACGTGCGGACCGTGGACGTGACGGTCCGGCGCCTGCGGGAGAAGATCGAGGCCGACCCCGCCAATCCTGTCTTCATCCTCACCCGCCGGGGCGCCGGCTACTACTTCTCCGTGAAATGA
- a CDS encoding ATP-binding protein produces the protein MKLMLILLLLITSLMAVVGAFLTTSVSSFYIDTFYEQISAVFSDDSDGYVSTLRARAAEPDGAAGIKEMLEGRAGSLGIDYRTRNYFILDGQSGTYLDGSAEASELPREQTANLLTARNAVAQGDSTLVGDRSDITADYMDAAIPIMGGGNAYIIYILDNKDTVTDLNSQLFLIIMQALVIGLLISVLLSFLLSKTMVGPIEKLTAGAERVAAGDFDSQLPVESTDEIGILTGTFNEMADVLQATLAAVENERNKLDTLFLHMTDGVVAFDHDSLLIHCNPAATNMLHRSVPEGTTYDTLFGQVYPFQETLALQRPNYAEAEMEVGDRTLELFLAPFSDQASGGVLVVLHDVTEQHRNEERRKEFVANVSHELRTPLTNVRSYAETLRDAEGDIPVETSNSFLDIIITETDRMTHIVQDLLTLSRLDAGNAELVLSRFPFGDAIESVTRANALAAKQHGHTLTYTPPESLPLIVGDRSRLEQVMMNVIGNAVKYTPDGGHITITAGSTEAEVWMEVCDDGIGIPEKDRDRIFDRFYRVDKARSRESGGTGLGLSIAREIVQRHHGTIALAPHEGPGTTIRLTLPIGGPSNPI, from the coding sequence ATGAAGCTGATGCTGATTCTGCTGCTGCTCATCACCTCGCTGATGGCGGTGGTAGGTGCATTCCTGACCACCAGCGTCTCCAGCTTCTATATCGACACCTTTTACGAGCAGATCAGCGCCGTGTTCAGCGACGACAGCGACGGCTATGTCTCCACCCTCCGGGCCCGGGCGGCCGAACCGGACGGCGCCGCCGGCATCAAGGAGATGCTGGAGGGCCGGGCCGGCTCCCTGGGCATCGACTACCGCACCCGGAACTACTTCATCCTGGATGGGCAGAGCGGCACCTACCTGGACGGGTCTGCAGAGGCGTCAGAGCTCCCCCGGGAGCAGACCGCCAACCTGCTGACCGCCCGGAATGCCGTGGCTCAGGGCGACAGCACCCTGGTGGGAGACCGCAGCGACATCACCGCCGACTATATGGACGCAGCCATCCCCATCATGGGGGGCGGAAACGCCTACATCATTTACATCCTGGACAACAAGGACACAGTGACGGACCTGAACTCCCAGCTCTTCCTCATCATCATGCAGGCGCTGGTGATCGGCCTGCTGATCTCTGTCCTGTTGAGCTTCCTGCTGTCCAAGACCATGGTGGGCCCCATCGAAAAGCTCACCGCCGGGGCAGAGCGGGTGGCCGCGGGAGACTTTGACAGCCAGCTCCCCGTGGAGTCCACTGACGAGATCGGCATCCTCACGGGCACCTTCAACGAGATGGCCGATGTCCTTCAAGCCACGCTGGCCGCCGTGGAGAACGAGCGGAACAAGCTGGACACCCTGTTCCTCCACATGACCGACGGCGTGGTGGCCTTTGACCACGACAGCCTCCTTATCCACTGCAATCCCGCCGCCACCAATATGCTCCATCGCAGTGTGCCGGAGGGCACTACCTACGATACCCTCTTCGGTCAGGTCTATCCCTTCCAGGAGACCCTGGCCCTCCAAAGACCCAACTACGCCGAGGCGGAGATGGAGGTGGGGGACCGGACGCTGGAGCTGTTTCTGGCGCCGTTTTCCGACCAGGCCAGCGGCGGCGTGCTGGTGGTGCTTCATGACGTGACGGAGCAGCACCGCAACGAGGAGCGGCGCAAGGAGTTCGTGGCCAATGTCTCCCACGAGCTGCGCACCCCCCTCACCAACGTCCGCAGCTATGCCGAGACCCTGCGGGACGCGGAGGGAGACATCCCTGTGGAGACCTCCAACAGCTTTCTGGACATCATCATCACGGAGACGGACCGCATGACCCACATTGTTCAGGATCTGCTGACCCTCAGCCGCCTGGATGCGGGCAATGCGGAGCTGGTGCTCTCCCGCTTTCCTTTCGGGGACGCCATTGAGAGCGTCACCCGTGCCAATGCCCTGGCCGCCAAGCAGCACGGGCACACGCTGACCTATACTCCGCCGGAGAGCCTGCCCTTGATCGTGGGGGACCGGAGCCGGCTGGAGCAGGTGATGATGAACGTCATCGGCAATGCCGTCAAATATACGCCCGACGGCGGACACATCACCATCACCGCCGGCTCCACAGAGGCGGAGGTCTGGATGGAGGTCTGCGATGACGGCATCGGCATCCCAGAGAAGGATCGGGACCGGATCTTCGACCGCTTTTATCGGGTGGACAAGGCCCGTTCCCGGGAGTCCGGCGGCACGGGCCTGGGTCTCTCCATCGCCAGGGAGATCGTCCAGCGCCACCACGGCACCATCGCCCTGGCGCCCCACGAGGGCCCCGGCACCACCATCCGGCTGACGCTGCCCATCGGCGGGCCCTCCAACCCCATCTGA
- a CDS encoding UDP-N-acetylglucosamine 1-carboxyvinyltransferase, producing MTKYIVQGGHPLFGEVEISGAKNAAVAIIPAALLVDGVCRIENIPQISDVTLSLKILEHLGAGIRVINRHTVEIDASRIRSTRTSYELARKMRASYYLIGSLLGRFGQAEVAMPGGCNFGVRPIDQHVKGFTALGAKVMVEGGFINASTETGRLKGANIYLDVVSVGATMNIMMAAVRAEGNTVIENAAKEPHIVDLANFLNSMGANIRGAGTDTIKIQGVDRLRGGSYAIIPDQIEAGTYMAAVAATGGQILVKNIIPKHMDCITAKLVEMGVEVEEREDTLLVRRSGPLQKANVKTMPYPGFPTDMQPQITTVLCLAEGTSLVTESVWNNRYRYVDELKRMGASIQVDDKTAVVEGVDHLTGAPIQACDLRAGAALVIAALAAKGESEISCVQYIERGYEDIVTKLQGLGASIRTVEVPGESEELEAHIG from the coding sequence TTGACAAAGTATATTGTACAGGGTGGTCATCCCCTGTTTGGTGAAGTAGAGATCAGCGGCGCCAAAAACGCCGCCGTTGCCATCATTCCCGCCGCTCTGCTGGTGGACGGGGTCTGCCGGATCGAAAATATCCCCCAGATCTCCGATGTGACGCTGTCCCTGAAGATTCTGGAGCATTTGGGTGCCGGCATCCGCGTCATCAACCGCCATACAGTGGAGATCGACGCCAGCCGCATCCGCTCCACCCGAACCTCCTATGAGTTGGCCCGGAAGATGCGGGCCTCCTATTATCTGATTGGTTCTCTCCTGGGCCGCTTCGGCCAGGCGGAGGTCGCCATGCCCGGCGGCTGCAACTTCGGGGTGCGCCCCATCGACCAGCACGTGAAGGGCTTTACCGCGCTTGGCGCCAAGGTCATGGTGGAGGGCGGCTTCATCAACGCTTCCACGGAGACCGGCCGCCTCAAGGGCGCCAACATCTATTTGGATGTGGTCTCCGTGGGCGCTACCATGAATATCATGATGGCCGCCGTCCGGGCGGAAGGCAACACCGTCATCGAGAACGCTGCCAAGGAGCCTCATATCGTGGACCTGGCCAACTTCCTCAACTCGATGGGCGCCAACATCCGGGGTGCCGGCACGGACACCATTAAAATTCAGGGCGTGGACCGCCTGCGGGGCGGCAGCTACGCCATCATTCCCGACCAGATTGAGGCAGGCACCTATATGGCCGCCGTGGCTGCCACCGGCGGCCAGATCCTGGTGAAGAATATCATCCCCAAGCACATGGATTGCATCACCGCCAAGCTGGTGGAGATGGGCGTGGAGGTAGAGGAGCGGGAGGACACCCTTCTGGTCCGCCGCAGCGGCCCCTTGCAGAAGGCCAATGTGAAAACCATGCCCTATCCGGGCTTCCCCACAGATATGCAGCCCCAGATCACCACCGTCCTCTGCCTGGCGGAGGGCACTTCCCTGGTGACGGAGAGCGTCTGGAACAACCGCTACCGCTATGTGGATGAGCTCAAGCGCATGGGCGCCAGCATCCAGGTAGACGACAAGACCGCTGTGGTGGAGGGTGTGGACCATCTCACCGGTGCGCCCATCCAGGCCTGCGATCTGCGGGCCGGCGCGGCATTGGTGATCGCTGCCCTGGCTGCCAAGGGCGAGAGCGAGATCAGCTGCGTACAGTATATCGAGCGGGGCTATGAGGATATCGTCACCAAGCTCCAGGGCCTTGGCGCTTCCATCCGTACCGTGGAGGTCCCCGGTGAGTCCGAGGAGCTGGAGGCTCACATTGGCTGA
- a CDS encoding MBL fold metallo-hydrolase translates to MTTVHTLASGSSGNALLLSCGESYILLDAGISCRRITAALRELGLELGSLTAILITHTHADHISGLQTLLKRCAAPVFTTERAARELSWRLPGAETRLDALDFGIPQSIGEFAVTAFPTSHDAPGSCGFRLDAAGGAVGVLTDTGYVTDEAADILEGVDLAVLEANHDIETLRSGPYPYYLKQRILGAQGHLSNEDAARFAAVLAQSGTSEIILAHLSRENNTPAMAQTAVERALSAAGVSPLLSVAPRDCLGPAHTVSRRSVCRR, encoded by the coding sequence TTGACCACCGTACATACGCTGGCAAGCGGTTCCTCCGGGAACGCGCTGCTGCTCTCCTGCGGGGAGAGCTATATTCTGCTGGATGCGGGCATTTCCTGCCGCCGCATCACTGCCGCTTTGCGGGAGCTGGGCCTGGAGCTCGGAAGCCTCACGGCCATTCTCATCACGCACACCCACGCGGACCACATCTCCGGCCTGCAGACGCTGCTCAAGCGCTGCGCCGCCCCGGTTTTTACCACCGAGCGGGCCGCCCGGGAGCTATCCTGGCGGCTGCCCGGCGCAGAGACACGGCTGGACGCGCTGGACTTCGGCATCCCCCAGTCTATCGGAGAGTTTGCCGTGACGGCATTTCCCACATCCCATGACGCTCCCGGTTCCTGTGGTTTCCGGCTGGACGCCGCCGGCGGCGCCGTCGGTGTCCTGACGGATACCGGCTACGTCACCGACGAGGCTGCCGACATTCTGGAGGGCGTGGATCTGGCGGTGCTGGAGGCCAACCACGACATCGAGACCCTCCGCAGCGGGCCCTACCCCTACTATTTGAAACAGCGGATTCTGGGCGCACAAGGCCATCTCAGCAATGAGGATGCCGCCCGTTTTGCCGCCGTTCTGGCGCAGAGCGGCACATCAGAGATCATCCTGGCCCATCTGAGCCGGGAGAATAATACGCCCGCCATGGCGCAAACTGCCGTAGAACGGGCTCTCTCCGCCGCAGGTGTCTCGCCTCTGCTGTCTGTGGCTCCCAGGGACTGCCTGGGCCCAGCCCACACCGTGAGCAGGAGGTCCGTATGCAGAAGGTGA
- the rlmH gene encoding 23S rRNA (pseudouridine(1915)-N(3))-methyltransferase RlmH — protein MQKVTILCVGKLKEKFYIDAAAEYVKRLSRFCKLELVELPEERLPEDPSPAQIEAALLKEAAAIRAKLPSGAALIALCVEGEPRSSEALARQMAAWASQGVGHLVFLIGGSFGLHPSIKAEARLRLSMSPMTFPHHLARVMVLEQIYRAYQINAGTKYHK, from the coding sequence ATGCAGAAGGTGACGATCCTGTGTGTCGGAAAGCTGAAGGAGAAATTTTATATAGACGCCGCGGCGGAGTACGTCAAGCGGCTGTCCCGCTTCTGTAAGCTGGAGCTGGTAGAACTGCCGGAGGAGCGGCTGCCGGAGGACCCCTCCCCCGCCCAGATCGAGGCGGCCCTTTTGAAGGAGGCTGCTGCCATCCGGGCCAAGCTCCCATCCGGCGCCGCCCTGATCGCTCTGTGCGTGGAGGGAGAGCCGCGGTCCAGCGAGGCGCTGGCCCGGCAGATGGCTGCCTGGGCCAGCCAGGGCGTGGGACATCTGGTGTTTCTCATCGGCGGGTCCTTTGGCCTGCACCCCTCCATCAAAGCAGAGGCCAGGCTGCGGCTCTCCATGTCTCCCATGACCTTCCCCCACCATCTGGCCCGGGTGATGGTGCTGGAACAGATCTACCGGGCGTATCAGATCAACGCAGGCACCAAATATCACAAGTAA
- a CDS encoding putative signal transducing protein, with amino-acid sequence MTEPAKDFWARADRDLLDRWPKDEAGAPEPAAKLDIQWELDSQADITVSFLESCGIPAFQNGSLGKVLGGFASQGVEIWVPASQLEEAQALLNTPAEIPEQD; translated from the coding sequence ATGACAGAACCGGCAAAGGACTTCTGGGCCCGGGCGGACCGGGACCTGCTGGACCGCTGGCCGAAAGACGAGGCAGGCGCACCGGAACCCGCCGCCAAGCTGGACATCCAGTGGGAGCTAGACAGCCAGGCGGACATCACTGTGTCGTTTTTGGAAAGCTGCGGCATCCCCGCCTTCCAGAATGGGTCCCTGGGCAAGGTGCTGGGAGGCTTCGCCTCCCAGGGAGTAGAGATTTGGGTCCCCGCCTCCCAACTGGAGGAGGCCCAGGCGCTGCTGAACACCCCCGCGGAAATCCCGGAGCAGGACTAA
- a CDS encoding phospho-sugar mutase, protein MDFMKEYEKWLASPALSDAERAELESIRNDPKEIESRFYGPLEFGTAGLRGIMAVGLHNMNIHVIRWATQGFAQVICAEGEEGKRRGVAICMDCRNHSMEFARAAAEVCAANGIHVRIFESLRPTPELSFAVREYRCQAGINVTASHNPKEYNGYKVYWEDGAQLPPHHADAIAAALEQIDVFNGIRRMDFDEAVKAGLIETMGEETDRKFMANVTAMINDKETVAKVADTFKLVYTPFHGCGYKLVPEALRTLGIKHLICEPKQMVIDGDFPTVVSPNPENPEGFYLAIDLARENDVDFILGTDPDSDRVGIMIRNHSGEYRPVTGNQTGVLLLDYLIGAMRRSGKMPEKPVALKTIVTTEMARKVAESNGVTCYDTFTGFKFMAEKKNALEAAGEGKVIFSYEESYGYMLGDYVRDKDAVTASMLLTEMAAWYAAQGMTLFDALEKLYEKYGHYAEKTYNLVMPGLDGLKDMAQLMKNLRENPPAEISGVKVVTRKDYTDGSVVDCATGAKSAMELSGSNVLRFELADGTTILVRPSGTEPKIKVYILTQGADSAACDANLEKYGQWVKTLQK, encoded by the coding sequence ATGGATTTTATGAAGGAATATGAAAAGTGGCTGGCGAGTCCTGCCCTGTCCGACGCGGAGCGTGCGGAGCTGGAGAGCATCCGAAATGACCCCAAGGAGATTGAGAGCCGGTTCTACGGCCCGCTGGAGTTCGGCACCGCCGGCCTGCGGGGCATCATGGCCGTGGGCCTGCACAACATGAACATCCATGTGATCCGCTGGGCCACCCAGGGCTTTGCCCAGGTCATCTGCGCCGAGGGCGAGGAGGGCAAGCGCCGGGGCGTGGCCATCTGTATGGACTGCCGGAACCACTCCATGGAGTTCGCCCGGGCGGCGGCGGAGGTCTGCGCCGCCAACGGTATCCATGTGCGGATCTTCGAGTCCCTCCGCCCCACGCCGGAGCTGAGCTTCGCCGTGCGGGAGTACCGCTGCCAGGCGGGCATCAATGTCACCGCCAGCCACAATCCGAAGGAGTACAATGGCTACAAGGTCTACTGGGAGGACGGCGCCCAGCTGCCCCCTCACCACGCCGACGCCATCGCCGCTGCTCTGGAACAGATCGACGTCTTCAATGGCATCCGGCGCATGGACTTCGACGAGGCGGTGAAGGCCGGCCTCATTGAGACTATGGGGGAGGAGACGGACCGGAAGTTTATGGCCAACGTCACTGCCATGATTAACGACAAGGAAACCGTGGCCAAGGTGGCGGACACCTTCAAGCTGGTGTACACTCCCTTCCACGGCTGCGGCTACAAGCTGGTGCCGGAGGCATTGCGGACCCTGGGCATCAAGCACCTGATCTGTGAGCCCAAGCAGATGGTGATCGACGGCGACTTCCCCACCGTGGTCTCCCCCAACCCGGAGAACCCGGAGGGCTTCTATCTGGCCATCGACCTGGCCCGGGAGAATGACGTGGACTTCATCCTGGGCACTGACCCGGACAGCGACCGGGTGGGCATCATGATCCGGAACCACAGCGGCGAGTACCGCCCCGTCACCGGAAATCAGACCGGCGTGTTGCTGCTGGACTACCTCATCGGCGCCATGCGCCGCTCCGGCAAAATGCCGGAGAAGCCCGTGGCCCTCAAGACCATCGTCACCACGGAGATGGCCCGGAAGGTGGCTGAGTCCAACGGCGTCACCTGCTACGACACCTTCACTGGCTTCAAGTTCATGGCGGAGAAGAAGAACGCCCTGGAGGCCGCCGGCGAAGGAAAGGTCATCTTCTCCTATGAGGAGAGCTACGGCTACATGCTGGGCGACTACGTCCGGGACAAGGACGCCGTCACCGCCTCCATGCTGCTGACGGAGATGGCCGCCTGGTACGCCGCCCAGGGCATGACGCTGTTCGACGCCCTGGAGAAGCTATACGAGAAGTATGGTCACTACGCCGAAAAGACCTACAACCTGGTGATGCCCGGCCTGGACGGTCTGAAGGATATGGCGCAGCTGATGAAGAATCTCCGGGAGAATCCCCCGGCGGAGATCTCCGGCGTGAAAGTCGTCACCCGGAAGGACTACACCGACGGGTCCGTGGTGGACTGCGCCACCGGTGCGAAGAGCGCCATGGAGCTCTCCGGCTCCAACGTGCTGCGGTTCGAGCTGGCGGACGGCACCACCATTCTGGTGCGACCCTCCGGCACGGAGCCCAAGATCAAGGTGTATATTCTGACCCAGGGCGCGGATTCTGCCGCCTGTGACGCCAATCTGGAGAAGTACGGCCAGTGGGTCAAGACGCTGCAAAAATAA
- a CDS encoding nuclear transport factor 2 family protein, with protein sequence MEQREAAICQWFDMWLTKRDTGIRDLFAPDAVYIESWGPEYHGADKIAWWFTEWNRRGTVERWDIRQFFHKGDQTVVEWTFANRMDDGRREVFEGMTLVRWTATGQIARLQEFGCNLGRYDPYAHGPEPRFREQQAAWF encoded by the coding sequence ATGGAACAGCGGGAAGCGGCCATCTGCCAATGGTTCGACATGTGGCTCACCAAGCGGGACACCGGCATCCGGGACCTTTTCGCCCCGGACGCGGTGTACATCGAGAGCTGGGGCCCGGAGTACCACGGCGCGGACAAGATCGCCTGGTGGTTCACCGAGTGGAATCGCCGGGGCACGGTGGAGCGGTGGGATATCCGCCAGTTCTTCCACAAGGGGGACCAGACGGTGGTGGAGTGGACCTTCGCCAACCGGATGGACGACGGCCGCCGGGAGGTGTTCGAGGGTATGACCCTGGTCCGCTGGACGGCAACGGGGCAGATCGCCCGTCTCCAGGAGTTCGGCTGCAACCTGGGCCGTTACGACCCCTACGCCCACGGCCCGGAGCCCCGGTTCCGGGAGCAGCAGGCGGCCTGGTTCTGA
- a CDS encoding DUF134 domain-containing protein yields the protein MPRSAKCRRVCQMPAHCRFAPEQPAHGEAVELTVEEYEAVRLMDYLGLNQEEASAQMGVARTTVQRIYAQARQKLAVFLVEGRPLQIGGGSYALCPQESCRGFSRPCGRCASQDGKEASS from the coding sequence ATGCCGCGCAGCGCCAAATGCCGCCGGGTCTGCCAGATGCCGGCCCACTGCCGCTTTGCTCCGGAACAGCCCGCCCACGGGGAGGCCGTGGAGCTGACAGTGGAGGAGTATGAGGCGGTGCGTCTGATGGATTACCTGGGCCTGAACCAGGAGGAGGCCTCCGCCCAGATGGGGGTGGCCCGGACTACCGTTCAGCGGATCTATGCCCAGGCCCGACAGAAGCTGGCGGTCTTTCTGGTGGAAGGCCGTCCGCTGCAGATCGGCGGCGGCAGCTACGCCCTCTGTCCCCAGGAAAGTTGCCGGGGCTTCAGCAGGCCCTGCGGCCGGTGTGCCTCCCAAGACGGAAAGGAAGCGTCCTCATGA
- a CDS encoding NifB/NifX family molybdenum-iron cluster-binding protein: MKIAVTYENGQVFQHFGHTAQFKLYDVENGTVASSQVVDTNGSGHGALAGFLKDHQVDALICGGIGGGAQMALAEAGIRLYAGCQGDADTRVAELLAGTLVSADAATCDHHHGEEHTCGDHGCGHHESGHTCGHC, from the coding sequence ATGAAAATCGCAGTCACCTATGAAAACGGCCAGGTGTTCCAGCACTTTGGCCACACGGCACAGTTCAAGCTCTATGATGTGGAGAACGGCACCGTAGCCTCCTCCCAGGTGGTGGATACCAATGGCAGCGGACACGGGGCCCTGGCTGGCTTTTTGAAGGACCATCAGGTGGATGCCCTGATCTGCGGCGGCATCGGCGGTGGGGCCCAGATGGCGTTGGCGGAGGCAGGTATCCGGCTGTACGCCGGCTGCCAGGGCGACGCGGACACCCGGGTGGCAGAACTGCTGGCAGGCACGCTGGTCAGCGCCGATGCAGCCACCTGCGACCATCACCACGGTGAGGAGCACACCTGCGGCGACCACGGCTGCGGCCACCACGAGAGCGGCCATACCTGCGGCCACTGCTGA
- a CDS encoding superoxide dismutase: MEQHYPFTLPPLPYGYDALAPELIEKVLYFHHDKHFAAYVDALNQLLERTPAYQSWPLWKLCLNWEELPDGLRQGVRNNAGGVFNHDLYFRTLHPLPVSAPDMALEGAVVRDFGGMAGLKEAMRKAALGQFGSGWAWLSADGEGHLAVQKTANQDTPLPLIPLLCCDVWEHAYYLQYQNRRADYFEAWWRLVDWPEVSRLYTGCLACRPPRP, from the coding sequence ATGGAACAGCATTATCCCTTCACCCTGCCGCCCCTGCCCTACGGCTATGACGCGCTGGCGCCGGAGCTGATCGAAAAAGTGCTGTATTTCCATCACGACAAGCACTTCGCCGCCTATGTGGACGCTCTGAACCAGCTGCTGGAGCGGACGCCCGCCTATCAGTCCTGGCCGCTTTGGAAGCTGTGCCTAAACTGGGAGGAACTGCCGGATGGCCTGCGACAGGGCGTTCGGAACAACGCCGGAGGCGTCTTTAATCATGACCTGTATTTCCGCACCCTCCACCCCCTGCCGGTCTCCGCCCCGGACATGGCGCTGGAGGGCGCTGTGGTACGGGACTTCGGCGGCATGGCAGGTTTGAAGGAGGCCATGCGCAAGGCGGCCCTGGGGCAATTCGGCTCCGGCTGGGCCTGGCTATCCGCAGACGGCGAGGGGCACCTGGCTGTCCAAAAGACCGCAAACCAGGACACACCGCTGCCCCTGATCCCCTTGCTGTGTTGCGACGTATGGGAGCACGCCTACTATCTCCAATACCAGAATCGCCGGGCGGACTACTTCGAAGCCTGGTGGCGACTGGTGGACTGGCCTGAGGTCTCCCGGCTCTATACCGGCTGCCTGGCCTGCCGTCCGCCCCGGCCCTGA